In Oreochromis aureus strain Israel breed Guangdong linkage group 22, ZZ_aureus, whole genome shotgun sequence, the genomic window CTCTAGCTGCTGTCTTTAACTCCAGTTGTATTCATTGTGTTTAATGTTGAGCTGCTTTCAAAtgcacaaagaaaacacacttGTATATGTAATTTATTAGTTTGGCAACCAGACTTTTCTATGTTTAGTCTAACAGTCTTTCCTTGTGTACTAGTGAGCATGCTACCATTTAACTCACAGACTGCTAATCACAGTTTTGCCAAAAAATGATATCGCCATATCTTTATTAATTTTTCAACACAACCAACCACTTGAGTtgcaaacaacaacagcatATCGCTTGTCTCCAGTGAGATTATGTTTGTAGTCTTCAAATGTTATTCTCATTTAGGACTAGAAATCATATTTATTTTGACCTGTAAATACTACAACATGGCTGAAATGAAGGGATATGACATTTTAAAACTTAACGAGTACTGTTAAAGAGTACTAGTTAAAAGTCACTAAAATGTAGCACTTGAAATTCTTGGATAAATTGCTGAAGAAATTTTAAATCTCATTAAAGCATTAATAAATAACATCTAACAAAAAAAAGGCCAGCATGCAAAGCTACTAAATTACTTGGGGTAAACTAATTCAAGCTGCGGCTACATACAGTGCATCAGGCATTTCACAAGTCTATTCCTGATGTGTTATTTGGCAACATAAGATCTGTACAGAATGAGGATAAGCATACATATTCTTTTATACAAAACAAACATGCTGTAAAACTGGAGAACATGAATCTGTGGTCCATCATTTCACCCCAAACCAGTTCATAGGAACGTCCTTTCAACAAAACAATCAGGAAATGCAATTTGCTTCATAGTGTAACAGTGTGGGAGAGGTCAAGTGTTTCCACGTTGACCTCAAAGCATCTGTACAGCTCCAGTGGACTGTCTCCAGTAATGCCAGTCAGCTTATCAACCAGTCACAGCgtctcttttgattttttttccccacggTCTCTTGAGTCAGTTAATAAGCTGTCAAATCTCCGTCAGCATGATCTTGAAGGCGTCTGCGTAGCTCTCGATGCTGAGGATGAAGGTGTCTTCGTTGGAGTAGTGCTCAATGATGTTATCGTCCATGTTCACCAGGATCCTGCcgcaaaaacagcaaaagtttGATTTCGTGTGCAAAAAGTTCAAGCTCCAAGTTAgttttctcttccttttctttgtctCACTCACCCTTTCTTACTTTTCTTGTACACCTTGGCTATCCTCTCTGTGGGCACGCCGTATTTCTCTGATATCTACCGATgagacaaaaaaacagaaaagaagcaaaaataaaaaagcagcttATGAACAGGCGCTCGGGCTGCAAACAAACTGTGCCTTTGACATTAGTTCCCACGTACAAACAGAGAGGCATCACTCACAGCATCCATCAGGCCTCTGAGCGTGGGAGACTTCAGCATCAGAGCGTCGAACACCTCGTCTGTCTCCTTTCTGACATACAGCAGCACTGCAGACAAGAGGGAGGAGAGCAGGCCACCTTTTACTTTATATACATAATAATGTGCCTATGATTGGAGCGCACAGAGGGAAGCACTTAGAGGTATTGTGTTTGTGACATTCATAAAACTAATCAGCAACCATTTATAAATCCTTTTACTGCTTTTCATCTGATGTCAACAGTCCTTCGgggtcacacaaacacattttgtttttgtgacattttacaGACTAAATAAGCGATCGGAAAACTGAAAAATGCAGTTTCATAACAGCCGGGAGGCTGCAAAAGGAGGTGGTGTGACTCAGTGAACCTTGCAAGGAATGAACTTTCAGTCtcacagaagaagaagtgcTTGGAAGAAATGGAAACGTAAGCATCTGTGAAGCTCCAGAACAGCTGCTAAATGTACCTCTATCTGCTAACATACAGAAGATTACCCAGCAAGACAAATCATAGATGCTTCTGAGAACGGTTTCATGTCGCTTATCCAAATAATCAGTTAAATCAAAATGATTGAATTGTTATTAAGCGTAAATAGTGCTGCTTGTAGTACGTATGATGGAAAATATCTGGATGGAAAAGGATCTGGGCACGGTGTATCCCTTTCTCGGGCCTGATTTGTTATAAATTGCATCGTTAATCATTAGAAATGTCAAGCTCTCTTGCGTATTTCCCTGCTCTCCTTCCTGGACTTTGTCATTTCTGGAAGGTCACTTAAAGAAGACAGAAGAGATGACGTCCAGGTGTAGGAGAAGGCGGCCGCGCTCGTACCTCTCTTGTGCGTCTCCTCTTTGATCTGCTTGTGAGGAGACGGGCACAGATCTTCATCTGACGACCTGAACATCCTCTTCACCACCACACTCCTGTAAACACAGAACAGCGTCAGGTCAAGCGCAAGCACGTCTTCTTTTTTCCATTGCAGTGATGTGCACTTCCCCTGCCCGAGGCGGTTATCTTCAACTGCTTTCATTTGCATGCCTTATATTTGTATGAAAACAGGAGCTTCGTGTTGACGCGTACTCACCCTTCTCTCTCTATCTCCTCTGTGTTGAAGGTAAACACCTGAAAAGGAAGCGTTAGGTATTAGTGGTAGAAATATTATGGAAATATAAAAACAGGCAGAAATAAATCTAAAAGTCTTTGGAATTTTCTATATTTCTGCACATATACGATTTACATGGCTcctaaaaaaacagttaaaccaATGAGATGAGAATATTTTGCTCGGTTgtttttggagaaacttcttgaGTAGTACAGATTTCTGTGGGGATATGTATGTGAACCTTCTAGGATGGCTTCACCCCGTGTTTGAGGTAACTCATCAAGTGTAATGCTCAGAGGATATTTAACTCTACGATGTTGATGGATTTCTGAATATAAACTGGAGATTTGAGGTCCTTACACAAGATTTCTACTGGATTAGGAACTTTTAGGACTTGGATAGCAGGGCTTGGCTCAAGCCGTGTTTGGTTTGGGAGGAGAACCTCTGACCAAGGAACTCCTAAACCCTGCAAAAGGTCCTCTGTGAAGAAGGAAGACTTTTACAATGGCAGAGGTCGCTGGGGAAGTTAAGAAGCTGCCCAGTAGCAAGGGAACAGGTTTGGATGAGATTCTAAAGGCAACAACTGGTGAACCatctggttcttatatagcttTTCTAAAGTCAAAGGACTTTACACAACCTGCTCATTCACACAAGCCCTTCTTCTATCTAGGATTCACACAGATTCATattccgatggatgcatcagactGAAGCAACCAGGGATCTAAACCACCAGCCTTCCAGTTAAcggatgacctgctctacctcctgagctacagccaccccaaatgATTTTCATGTGCATGGAGGCTGGGCCGGCCCACTTCCTGCAAGGCCAGGGGCCGTAACACTACTATACAGGGTGGTGTATCTTAGAGTAAATTTTAAAATCCATGCTGAATGAAAAGTTTTACGTGCAAATGTGTAATGTGTCCCATTCCACACACAGCATATGTCCATACAATAGTCAAACTCGTCTCATGCAAGTATGTCTGGAGTCACGGCTGCTGTTCTGCTTCCCCAGCAAAGAGTACGTGTTTTGATCGTTACTGGTTAAATGGCTGAGGAATGAAAGCACTTTGAAATCGGATTATTCTTTTTGATACACCCTGTATATCTCGTCAACCCTGGGAATGCCCCAGGTTCCCCCAGGAAATACTGGGAAGTGTTGCTGGAGAAAAGGATGTCTGGAATACTGCGCTTCTCCTGCTTCCCCCATGACTTCCAGAAAGCAGGTTCATTTTATTCTTCTTTGATTGTAtaatttataattataatttgCTGCTATAATTCAAAATTCATTGTTTCATCCTTCTGTGCACAGATGCGGCAAAATATCGAAGAATGATGTTGAATTCTTGCGTGTTTggattcagtgttttcatttctCCAAACATAATGCGTCTTATTTATACCCTTAAACTTTATTTTGGGCTCCTCTGGCCAAGAGCAGATGGACAGCAGTAGCGTTCTCTTGTAGCCTTCCTGTGTACacctttgtttttcagtcttgTGCTACAGCTGTTACACATCTGGAGTGATTTTTATGAATCCACCGAGTCTTTATTTGTGTCTGACTGTAGACTGATGGAGTTAAAACTCTTCAGAGACGCTTCTGTAACCTTTTCCAGCCGTATGAGCAACAACAACCCTTTTTCATAGGTCTTGTTTGCTCATGCCACCTCCTACACCTCCTCCACAATATTATAAGGACCAGACTTTGATCCTTGCTCGCTAAAACATGATTTCACTCCACGCCCGATTCTCATTTCACCTGCTAATCCTCAAGGTTCACATACTTTCACCACTCACAGATAATATTAATGACTGaacattttcatatattttcatCTCTTTTGTTTAATTCTGCCAAAGACAGACTCGAGGTAAGCTTCCTCTCAGCCTGTAGGCTCTGCAGGCGCGCCATTATTTGTTCCTTTTATCCAGTTTTCTTAATAGGTCTTTGTTTATCCCATTGTGTTTCCCCCTTCATGTTGCCACCTACTGAGTTGAGGCTCTCTTTATCTACTCTTAGAATGTGTGTGAAATTCAGATATTTTGGgttacatttttgcaaaaatacaaagtttgctttttttctttaaaaaaagaagaagaagaagaggtgaCCTACCTGTCCGGCTCTCTGCAGGTTTCCAAAGTGAACATCGGGGATGAAGAGCACAGGCTGGGCATCCAAGTCAGTCATGGTCTTGAAATAGGTGGTGTCGGACTTCTTGGTGACACTTATCACCCCGACGCCTCCGTCTTTCCCTGGAGATAAGTCCAAATGAAAAAAGCAGAATATGAATGGCAACAATTattatagatagatatagatatattcaCAGTGATTTGCAAGCCTCAAACTGAACCCTGGAGCTATAATTTTCTctgattattttttcattttcattgaaaACTAAATTATTTCTCACGTGGCTCGTACCTTTCGACTTCTTGCGTAACAGTTTTCTCTCCTCGTCCCTTATTTTCCTCTCAGCTCCctggaaacaaaaagaaaagagacatCAATTTGTGTATACGAACAAGcctcagaaaaaaaatacatctgtgtgtgtgtgtgtgtgtgtgtgtgtgtaagcttcATTTTGTGCAGAGGATGCATAAGCTGACCACTAGAGGGAGGACTGATGTCATGATATAACTGCCTCACTGCAGCTACCTGTCTGAATATTTTACAGTGAGTGCACCTCTTACTGGTAACTCCCAGCAGCTCAGAACACACAAGTAACTTCAACTTAATGACTTTGCGTCAATGCCACATGAACTGAGACAAAACCAGACAGCAGTTAAACTCACAGTAGCGTATTTCTGTTCAAGCTTCTGAGCTTAGTTCACTGTTTGAGCTGTTATGTAATCTGTACAGAAAATTAGGGCACAAACTTCATTTATAGTCCTTTAAACTACAACTTCTTAAAGTCACGCATTTTAGGCGCCTTTAACTATTAAAGAAACAGCTCACAACAAAGattaatgagttttttaaaagtaaacagGCCACAGTTCATGAAAAGAGTTTTTCAGGGTATTTATTGTCACCCTGAGTAACACAAGGCAAGTGCATTTTTATATCCATTGTATTCAAGAGAAGGCAGACACCTGATATCTCCATAACTGGGCAACTCACACCAAAACAATCTAGATGGACAAAAACAGCATTATAGGCCAGAGATTAAACATGCACATGTGCGATTGGAGTGGACTGTCCCTTTAAAATCTCTCCTGAGAAATTAATGAGTCAAGAAAATAAGAATAATCAAACTTACTAAACAAATAAGGCGCATTTGGTTTTGGCTAAAGGACTCCATATATAAAGAAATACAGAAGAAGCGGTATATCACCTTGTCACAGAAGACCTTGATCTGTGAGTAGGCCCTGTGCAGCGGCCTGTTGCTGCGGTTGTTGTAGCTGTAAGTGTCGATCTGGATCATCAGAGGAAGACCCTTCACCCCCTTCTGAGACGAGAAGTCTGTGCTCAGGCAGTTCACTGTGATGAAGATCTTCAGGGACACAGAACAAGGAAGGAGAGGTGGAAATGTTAAAATACTTTAACTCTGCAATTTAGGAATAAAAATACACTCACTCCTCACTTTGTTAGATACGCTGctctttaacacaaatatcCAAATGGCCAATCACATTGCAGCAACTCAGTTCATTTATGCatgcagacatggtcaagacaaccAGCATCAGACAGGTGTCAGACAGTATTTCAGAAATGGATTTACTGGTATTTTCCCACACAATCATCTCTAGGCTTGACAGGATGGCATCACTAACTCAAATAACTATctttacaaccaaggtatgcagaagagcatctctgaatgggctacagcagcagaagaccacactgggtgacACTTCTGTCagctgagaacagaaaattcaTCAAGGATGACCAAAATTGTCCTCTGGAAGATTGGAAGAATGTACCCATCTTCTAATTGGTGCTTCCAGAAGGATAGCACGTAAAATCTTAGATCACCCCAGTGAGCTCAGATGTACTCTGATGGCCACAGCCATCACgtctcaatccaacagagcacctttgggatgttgtGAAAtgagagattcacatcatggacgTGCAGCCAGCAAACGTGCAGCAACTATGTGATGCTATCATTTCAATATGAATctaaatctctgaggaatgtttccagcccCTTGTAGAGTCTGTCCATATTTAAGTCCCAAAGTGATCCAGtatgttttaattttcaaaCTCAAATGTTCGGTATACGTAGAGAACATTTGAGTTTGAAACACCTTTAGTTAGCCAGTGGGAgccttttccccccttttttgaCAGACACTTGGCTGTTAAGTGTCTAACAAACAAAATTCCTTTCACCTGTGATGTGTTTTCTTCTCAGCAGATAAAAATCAAAAGTACAGAGATAACAGATCAGCGagaaactgttttctttttcatgtggTGGTGTTCCCatcatttagaaagaaaaactcTGTTATGTTTCTGCTTTTCTTGTTCGTCAAGCCTCGGCACACATCGCCATCAATCTTTGGTCTGTGTTATAAATGCGCACTACAACAAAAGCCAAGGAGGTTGGTCATTAACTTGAACCATAAAAACTCCATTAGCCACAGCAGCCAAGAGGAAAGCCTGTGGAGAAGAGGCAGGGTCAATGCTAAAGCGCCATTCTTTTATTATTCTCTGCTCTGCAGTACTTCTCTCACTTTTATTTTCTCTGATTTGTGCTTCTGTGAATTTTGATACTCTTTTCTATTAAACACCAAAGCTACAACTGTTAACTGCACCACCCGTTTATGAATACATGACAGCAAGGTGAGctgctaaaaagaaaagaaaaaaattgataAAGATCGAGTAACTGTTTCTCAACAGCACCCTGTTGGAAGACTACCAGCTTAAATCCTTGAGATGACTCAATTCCACTCATGTACTTTAGTGATATGTGGGAAGATTACTCGGCctcataaaatgaaaataaaatattacatgGGAACTTGTGCTGTGCACTCTATCTGGTTTCTACTTATGATGCAATACAAAACTCCATTACCAGtttaaaatactaaataaattATTATCAAATACTGCTTTACTGTTTTAACAAAGCTGTTAAGACAGTAAAGACGCAAGGTGTCTTTAGGTTTCGGTACCGTGACCCACAGGCATTAGAAGATAGTGAAACAGGTATGTTACTCTCAACTCATTACAAGGTGATTCTTGCAAACAACCTTGGGTGTCACTGGGCAGGCATCATTTTTCAGTCTTCAGGGATAATGGTGTAAACAACCATATTGTAACCCAAACCACAATCTCTTCTTAAATCTAACCAAGGAGTTTTTGCTATCTGCACCTAACCTGTGACTAAAAGCAAAGGTTAAACTGAATGGAAACAAATAGAAACAAATCTCTCAAAACTGGGACAAAAACTGCTGACAGAACTGTGACTTCTGAATACAACTCAATAAAAGAAGGACGATAACtcttaatatttcatattttccacTGCTGATGAGTCAAATCAACAATGTCAAAGGACATGCTGACACTATACAGGGCCCACTATTTAAACATTgcatctgcaagccactttgcaacccaccacCACCCAAGCCCCTCCTTCTTCTGCTGTGTCTGATGTCACAACTGTTGTTCtgggttttgcagctgttttggTCTCTTTAGGCTTTACACAAAAGAACAGTACAACAGTTGTAATCTTCTTTTGACTAAAGTGGCCCCTGATATAAGTTTTTCTTCAAATAAAAAGGACTTAAAGCAGGAACCTCCGTTCCAGGCGTGTACACCATATCATTTGCGCTTTACTCTGAAAATAGTTCTATTGTGTTTAATTGAGGCTCAGCCTCTGGGTGTTGTGTTCCTCTTTATTGCCTTACATCTTATTCATTTTACAGGTAGTGTTTTTCAGCTTGCTATCAGGCATAAAAAAGGCGTGTAAAAACATATCATGGAAGTGAAAAAGACTCTGTCTCTTTAAAGTCCTCCTGGTTTTCTTTTAGTCCTGACAGAGAAGAGCAAATACACTGAACTAGCAGGGCAGTACACCTGTTTCCGTGGTTGAACATGCATATGTTCGGGCTCAATAGTCGCGCAGATTCAGAGAGGCAAAAAGAGTGACAGAAggaaagaaacacagaaaaagatgaaaagacagAGCAAATATTTATCCAGAGAAGTGAGCTTGCATTTTCTCCAGCACTGTCTTTGTCCCCAGGCTGCTATTACAATGAAAGAGGCACACAACACGGAGTGATTCACACAGTCGCTGGTGCTCACACAGAAATGAgggcaaaacaaacaacagagggTGGGGACGGAGactggtgtgtgtgttggcCCTTGGGGGCACTCTAGAGTTCAAACACCGGCGGGGCTTCGTTTAAGGAGTGGCCACAAAGGAGGACAAACAGAGCAAAGCTACGCAACACTGCCCGGCAGTTTTATGACGCGCAGTCAAAACCACTCTGATCACAGCGGCAGAAACCATTTGCTAATGTTTTAGGAATCAATCGTCGATTTCAAAACGAGCGCAAGAGCGTTAGTGATGCCTACGGGTCAGGCAGGTGCTTGCATCACATTCGAAAGTGCTCTTGTTTGCCAACAACTGAATCAGCTCAAAAAACCTGTCCCActgctttttcttattttcaacACGCCTCCAGCAAGAGTAAATACTATGGAGTAGTTTCTGGGAAAACTACAATGGCATCTattacctacacacacacacacacacagcggtaATAAATTTTTACCTTGGCCTCTTCGTTCACATCCCAGGTGAAGGAGATGGCGTTGTAGGCGATTTCTTCAATGTTGCTGATCGTGTTGAAGCTCTCCTTGTAATCAGCTGTGGGGACACATGGGGACATGGTTGATTTCAAGTATGAGTTCCTCAGCAAACAGTCATACCGCCCCTCAAACCGGTCAATAAAAGCAGGTAGCTATTGTTGTTTAAGATAAGCAATGAAATGACACGCTTCACTTTTGTGAGATAAAGCCTTATCTGCAAGAGCAAACAGAGTCTCGGGCTTCAAAGGCAGCAGGAGGAAACACAGAAGACTATTGGCCTCAGAGGACCACATTAAAAGCCAGTCAGATGACTGCAGATTCATATTGTTGACCTCAGACTTACAAACAGGATGGACTTGCAGGGCTGTGGTATGCTGGCATAATGACTCATAtgtggcctgggattttatttCAATGTAAAGAGTGAATCATGACTATCATTACTGTAAGAATGAATTTACATCTGTCTAGTTTAGCAAAGAGATTTCATGCTTCCCTTCATTTTGAGGATTTAGACTGTAAAACTGTGGAGAGATTTGTGCTCATGTGGCCCATCGTTATTCGGAAGGAACGCCACAAATATGCAGATAATGAAGAAAGCATTGCCTATCGTGCAATTTTTTGCCACTAAGTAAAGTGTAAAATGGCGCCATCCATCATCTCCAAGAAATAGCCTTGGAATAAAAATCTTCATGTGGGAGGATGAGATCCAAGTGTGATCTAGGGCGAACTGCTCAGTTCAATGCGCCCCGCCCTCGTCTGTCAGTGACTGCTCATCTCCTCCCTCAACCTAACCACCGTTACAGCAATACTTCCTGCTTTCTGAACAGGTGCACAAAGCTGCAAGGCGAGCAGCAACATGCCCATCTGCTAACAGCCCACTTTAAATAGGCCCATTCAAATGATCCATTCTGTGACGCTGCCCAGGGGCATGACGGATCCAGCCTCATCCTCACTAACCCCCACGACTCACTATTCACCTCAGATCACCGAATATCTTCGAGCTGTAGCTGCAGCGACGGTGGCCAGCGTCCTCCATCGCTGGCCTGGTTTGTCAGCATGATCTTTAATGAATGTATACTTGTAGAAAGATGAGCGTGTCCGTGTGCAGATAATATCTCTCATCTCTCTGTTGATACATGATAACTATCTTTGTATCATATATGCACACCTATAACAGAAACTCATTACACTAGCAAATGCCAAACAGGGTGTCAAAGAAATGCAGGCTGAAAAAGCTGCCACACTTCCTCCAAACAGACGCACACATGTAATTACATGAAACCagcagtaaaatacttttaatcTCCAAGTAATCATGTTAAGATTTGAAACACCTTTTTCAGCAGCAAAGAGACAGAATTCAAGTTCTTGCAATTATCTGAAGACTATTTATGTATGTGGATTATAAAATGTGTCATAAACTCTTACTTGCATTTTGCAATGTGACAGTTAATGCTTAACTGTGTTTTCCTATGTGTCTGTGAATGGGCCAGAAAAGCAGACAGCTACATTTGGTGCACCTGGGCAAAGCAGTCCTGGATGACAGAAACTCTTATGTTGGCTCATTAACACCTAAATTAGCATGCTTTTCCTTTAGTTTACCTCTTTTTTATTTAAGCTTTGTGGCTCATCTCTCGTTTCATTCAGTTATAACAATCTCTTATTTTATTGTCGTCCGCTGTGTGATCATTTCTGCACTCATCATAGTCTGGGAACTCGTCTAGACAAAGTGGGGTCCTATCCAGGATCTGAACCCTGAGCCCTCTTGGAAACTGAGGTTTTATCTTCTATGATTGCCTGGGTGCCCTGTCACAGCAGTAGCACAGTGGCTCTAGATCCCTTTAGAAGTACAGTTCAGCATTTTGAGAAATGTTTTGATTAGAGGCCTCATATCACTTTCAAATCCGTGGTcacagtcaggaaacaggaGGCTCTGTTTATCATCGAGACTACTATACTTTCCCTCTGTCCTGAATACACAGTAATCCAAACAAACAAGACTAAAAGTCAATAATGGATCTTCCACAGGGCTTTAGGAAAACATTTAATGCCAAGATACTGGATCCTGAGTTGGCCCATGTGAATCctagaaagtgctttgagtgtcaGTTGCTgcctctgcaagctgctttgcaacccatcCTCCATCCTAGCTCCTTGTCCCCATGCTATATCCAACCTGCTGTGTATACTTTTATCTCGGAAATGAGATGTCACTCCTGACCTTTGTGGGTCCAGACTTTGTTTTGCTCTTGAGCTCCATGTGTATTTGTGACACATTAAATAAGCA contains:
- the grhl2b gene encoding grainyhead-like transcription factor 2b isoform X2; protein product: MMSINGDEDSANALGLLYDYYKVPKEKRLLQLSKATEITEEQEKRPMLQNNPSSQSEVETVDNRVQVLKSVPVNLSLNTEHQEAKREQFSGSTESGDGGSPAVAVVKAEVYAPVFMPGGGSHYRVEGEDSARVIYEQSPYEVTTVSHNSYAKDDEQSPPDSPYEEERDAKYHSPSSLATDDFLFHQGGIDSFQYTLDATRSLRQKQGEGPMTYLNKGQFYAVTLNELSANKRLRHPISKVRSVIMVVFSEDKNRDEQLKYWKYWHSRQHTAKQRVLDIADYKESFNTISNIEEIAYNAISFTWDVNEEAKIFITVNCLSTDFSSQKGVKGLPLMIQIDTYSYNNRSNRPLHRAYSQIKVFCDKGAERKIRDEERKLLRKKSKGKDGGVGVISVTKKSDTTYFKTMTDLDAQPVLFIPDVHFGNLQRAGQVFTFNTEEIEREGSVVVKRMFRSSDEDLCPSPHKQIKEETHKRVLLYVRKETDEVFDALMLKSPTLRGLMDAISEKYGVPTERIAKVYKKSKKGILVNMDDNIIEHYSNEDTFILSIESYADAFKIMLTEI